A section of the Mesorhizobium loti genome encodes:
- a CDS encoding type II secretion system F family protein: protein MLTGQALLYFIYVLAAASVILAGESFYLSFAGRRARAGAINRRLKRLGEETTAEQSLQGLLQERGLTGAGDFSFGAIGLNRLYTQSGITGNPLAFAAVFLFAGLSLALVMALLLDFSVTVAVIVLLLVGFALPILVLRRARNKRIQKFATQLPDALDMIVRSLRAGHPTTVAIGLVAREMPDPLGTEFGIVSDEITFGLSLEQAVRKLSERVGFEGLHLLSVSLSIQSKTGGNLTEILSNLSSVLRERRKMRLKIRALSAEGRVSAWIISLFPVFMFCILYFIAPTFYGDVWDSPLILPVFLIFGSWALLGDFIMYRMVNLDL from the coding sequence ATGCTGACAGGGCAGGCTTTGCTCTACTTCATTTACGTGCTGGCGGCGGCGTCGGTTATCCTTGCCGGCGAATCCTTCTATCTGTCCTTCGCCGGAAGACGAGCGCGTGCGGGCGCGATCAACCGGCGGCTCAAGCGGCTTGGAGAAGAAACGACCGCGGAACAGAGCTTGCAGGGACTGCTGCAAGAGCGCGGCCTGACAGGGGCCGGCGATTTCAGCTTCGGTGCGATAGGGCTGAACCGGCTCTACACCCAGTCCGGCATCACCGGTAACCCACTGGCTTTCGCGGCAGTGTTCCTGTTCGCGGGCCTCTCGCTGGCACTTGTGATGGCTTTGCTTCTGGATTTTTCCGTTACGGTCGCGGTCATTGTTTTGCTGCTCGTCGGATTCGCGCTGCCGATTCTGGTTCTGCGGCGCGCCCGGAACAAGCGTATCCAGAAATTCGCCACGCAACTGCCAGATGCGCTCGACATGATCGTACGCTCGCTACGCGCCGGCCACCCGACCACCGTGGCGATCGGGCTGGTCGCTCGCGAAATGCCGGATCCGCTGGGAACCGAATTCGGCATCGTGTCCGATGAAATCACATTCGGCCTCAGTCTCGAACAGGCGGTCCGAAAGCTGTCGGAGAGGGTGGGTTTCGAGGGGCTTCACCTTCTGTCCGTGTCGCTCTCGATCCAATCCAAGACCGGCGGCAACCTCACCGAGATCCTGTCCAACCTGTCATCCGTGCTGCGCGAACGGCGCAAGATGCGGCTGAAGATAAGGGCGCTTTCGGCCGAGGGCCGAGTGTCGGCCTGGATCATTTCGCTGTTTCCAGTCTTCATGTTCTGCATCCTCTATTTCATCGCACCGACCTTTTATGGCGACGTGTGGGACAGTCCGCTCATTCTGCCGGTTTTTCTGATCTTTGGATCATGGGCGCTGCTGGGCGATTTCATCATGTATCGGATGGTCAATTTGGATCTCTGA
- a CDS encoding AAA family ATPase, with the protein MNAINTKVTPTKRKQVALFSSDPAFKREVATRLDALAIYDVRISETDDFLKGPPADTRPGIVILDLGNGALLGRSGIVEARALWASVPLIAVSDELTSEQTRVLVRMNASDWLHKPLDGKELLNAVTFHDTGNQGTKSRIITFISASGGAGATTLALSAAEFLASKSTERAASTCLVDLDFQSANCGAYLNLFNQFDLAGIIGQPERLDVELMDVIKLSRPSGLTLYAFERPQLPFEPQGSDFVFRLLDLVAYRFDDIVIDLPNLETPWHNSVLSTSDEIFIVFELNVASLRQGKRLYKKIRELRGNAVSITLVANKHKRKWFGNHFSRSELEKIFKAPHIKSVALDNTLLADALNRAILPSEVDGRARFNKDLKKMFKERLDDAAR; encoded by the coding sequence ATGAATGCCATCAACACCAAGGTTACACCGACCAAGCGAAAGCAGGTGGCGTTGTTTTCGTCCGATCCGGCTTTCAAGCGCGAGGTGGCGACGCGGCTCGATGCCCTGGCGATCTATGATGTCAGGATCTCCGAGACGGATGATTTTCTGAAAGGTCCGCCCGCCGATACGCGCCCCGGCATCGTCATCCTCGATCTGGGCAATGGCGCCCTGCTCGGCAGGTCAGGCATTGTCGAGGCACGCGCGCTGTGGGCGTCGGTGCCGCTGATCGCGGTTTCCGATGAGCTGACGTCGGAACAGACGCGCGTGCTGGTGCGCATGAATGCTTCGGACTGGCTGCACAAGCCGCTCGACGGCAAGGAACTGCTCAACGCGGTGACCTTCCATGATACCGGCAACCAGGGAACCAAAAGCCGCATCATCACCTTCATCAGCGCCAGCGGTGGCGCCGGCGCCACGACGCTCGCTTTGTCGGCGGCCGAATTCCTGGCCTCGAAATCGACCGAGCGCGCGGCTTCGACCTGCCTGGTCGATCTCGATTTCCAGAGCGCCAATTGCGGCGCCTACCTCAATCTGTTCAACCAGTTCGACCTGGCGGGCATCATCGGCCAGCCGGAAAGGCTCGATGTCGAGCTGATGGATGTCATCAAGCTGTCGCGCCCGTCGGGTCTCACCCTCTACGCGTTCGAGAGGCCGCAGCTGCCGTTCGAGCCACAAGGCAGCGATTTCGTCTTCCGGCTGCTCGACCTCGTCGCCTACCGCTTCGACGACATCGTCATCGACCTGCCCAATCTCGAAACGCCGTGGCACAATTCGGTGCTTTCGACGAGCGACGAGATCTTCATCGTCTTCGAACTCAACGTCGCCTCGCTGCGGCAAGGCAAGCGGCTCTACAAGAAGATCCGCGAGCTGCGCGGCAATGCGGTCAGCATCACGCTCGTCGCCAACAAGCACAAGCGCAAATGGTTCGGAAACCATTTCTCGCGCAGCGAGCTTGAGAAGATATTCAAGGCGCCGCACATCAAATCGGTGGCCCTGGACAACACCCTTCTGGCCGATGCCTTGAACCGGGCGATCCTGCCTTCCGAAGTGGATGGCCGGGCGCGCTTCAACAAGGATCTGAAGAAGATGTTCAAAGAGCGGCTCGATGACGCTGCCCGGTAG
- a CDS encoding Flp family type IVb pilin, with product MNKLIIMTRQFRDDENGAAMVEYTILLGIITVAVIATIIGVGTWVGGQWNTLNTALAGS from the coding sequence GTGAACAAGCTCATTATAATGACCCGGCAGTTCCGCGACGATGAAAACGGCGCTGCCATGGTCGAATACACCATCCTGCTTGGCATCATCACGGTGGCCGTGATCGCAACGATCATCGGGGTAGGCACGTGGGTGGGTGGCCAGTGGAACACACTTAACACGGCGCTCGCTGGCTCGTGA
- a CDS encoding CpaF family protein, whose product MLGRFIRGAGEQQVATKAESAAVLPVTPSLSPAADIESHGDDFLTLKVELHRHLIDRFNLATLENASKDEILDEIRPIVREFVRNRSVPLNARELDQLTSDTADEMLGLGPIEPLLKDDSISDILINTHDRVFIERRGVIEETAIRFRDEAHLLRVIGKIVSAIGRRVDESAPMVDARLEDGSRVNIAVRPVSVDGPLVSIRKFSKNPYSLERLMALNSIRQPMIELLRIAVQARKSILVSGGTGSGKTTLLNALSAYIPSRERLITIEDAAELQLQQPHVGRLETRPPNVEGKGEVRQRELLKNALRMRPDRIIVGEVRGEEAFDMLQAMNTGHEGSMTTIHANTPRDAISRLEQMVGMAGMPMSHDSIRAQIASAIDIIVQTQRLSDGGRRVTSISEITGMEGNIVQLQEIYHFVRRDMGADGSIVGEFRATGVRPRFAQEAATLGHQFAKDAFNPQVPL is encoded by the coding sequence ATGCTGGGGCGATTCATCAGGGGGGCAGGCGAACAGCAGGTGGCGACAAAGGCCGAGTCGGCGGCGGTGCTGCCTGTCACTCCGTCCCTTTCGCCAGCCGCTGATATCGAATCGCATGGCGACGATTTTCTGACGCTCAAGGTCGAGCTCCATCGCCACCTTATCGACCGGTTCAACCTCGCCACTCTTGAAAATGCCTCGAAGGATGAGATCCTGGATGAGATCCGCCCGATCGTTCGCGAGTTCGTCCGAAACAGAAGCGTGCCGCTGAACGCACGCGAACTCGACCAACTGACCAGCGACACCGCCGATGAAATGCTGGGGCTGGGACCGATCGAGCCGCTGCTGAAGGATGATTCGATTTCCGACATCCTGATCAACACCCACGATCGCGTCTTCATCGAACGGCGCGGTGTAATCGAGGAAACCGCAATCCGGTTTCGCGACGAGGCGCATCTGCTGCGCGTCATCGGCAAGATCGTTTCGGCGATCGGCAGGCGCGTCGATGAATCGGCGCCGATGGTCGATGCCCGCCTGGAAGACGGGTCTCGCGTCAATATTGCGGTGCGGCCGGTCTCGGTCGACGGGCCGCTGGTGTCGATCCGCAAATTTTCCAAGAATCCATATTCGCTCGAACGATTGATGGCGCTCAATTCAATCCGTCAGCCGATGATCGAGCTGCTGCGCATCGCCGTGCAGGCGCGCAAGTCGATCCTGGTTTCCGGCGGCACAGGCAGTGGCAAGACGACCTTGCTCAACGCCCTGTCAGCCTACATCCCGTCCAGGGAACGCTTGATCACCATCGAGGATGCGGCGGAGTTGCAGTTGCAGCAGCCGCATGTCGGCCGGCTCGAGACGCGGCCGCCCAATGTCGAAGGCAAGGGCGAAGTCCGCCAGCGCGAACTGCTGAAAAACGCGCTTCGCATGCGGCCCGATCGCATCATCGTCGGCGAGGTGCGCGGCGAGGAAGCCTTCGACATGCTGCAGGCGATGAACACCGGTCACGAAGGCTCGATGACCACCATCCATGCCAACACACCGCGCGACGCCATCTCGCGGCTCGAGCAGATGGTCGGCATGGCCGGCATGCCGATGAGCCATGACTCAATCCGGGCGCAGATCGCGTCGGCCATCGACATCATCGTGCAGACGCAACGTCTCTCCGACGGCGGCCGGCGCGTGACTTCGATCTCGGAAATCACTGGCATGGAGGGCAATATCGTCCAGCTTCAGGAAATCTACCATTTCGTCCGGCGCGATATGGGCGCCGATGGCAGCATCGTGGGCGAATTCCGCGCCACCGGTGTTCGGCCGCGCTTTGCCCAGGAAGCGGCGACGCTCGGCCATCAGTTCGCCAAGGACGCCTTCAACCCGCAGGTTCCACTCTGA
- a CDS encoding Flp family type IVb pilin, whose translation MKKLMTMTRQFRDDENGAAMVEYTILLGIITVAVIATIIGVGGWVNTKWTALNANLTTAS comes from the coding sequence ATGAAGAAACTCATGACGATGACCCGGCAGTTCCGCGACGATGAAAACGGCGCTGCCATGGTCGAATACACGATCCTGCTCGGCATCATCACGGTGGCCGTGATCGCAACGATCATCGGGGTAGGCGGCTGGGTCAACACGAAGTGGACGGCCCTGAACGCGAATCTTACAACGGCGTCATAA
- a CDS encoding L,D-transpeptidase, producing the protein MTLPGRHDAAVRLIGAGVLGLALALSAQDFAQARSRLSDRPPLPAMGPSLRKAVAFATTEQPGTIVIRKNEKALYLVTRQGQALRYQISVGRDGFGWTGVVKVGAKTEWPQWRPPREMRARQPELPELVPSGPYNPLGARALYLLRDGHDTLYRIHGTNDPSGVGFDGTSGCFRLTNTDVIDLFKRVPIGTKVVVQ; encoded by the coding sequence ATGACGCTGCCCGGTAGACATGACGCCGCCGTGAGGCTGATCGGCGCCGGCGTGCTCGGCCTGGCGCTGGCGCTGTCGGCCCAGGACTTCGCCCAGGCGCGATCGAGGCTTTCGGATCGGCCACCGCTGCCGGCGATGGGCCCCAGCCTGCGCAAGGCGGTTGCCTTCGCAACCACGGAGCAGCCGGGAACGATCGTCATCCGCAAGAACGAGAAGGCGCTTTACCTGGTGACCCGTCAGGGCCAGGCGCTGCGCTACCAGATCAGCGTCGGACGCGACGGATTCGGCTGGACCGGCGTCGTGAAGGTCGGCGCGAAAACGGAATGGCCGCAGTGGCGCCCGCCCAGGGAAATGCGCGCCCGCCAGCCGGAACTGCCGGAGCTGGTGCCTTCAGGCCCCTATAACCCGCTCGGCGCACGGGCGCTCTATCTGCTTCGGGACGGGCACGACACGCTCTATCGCATCCATGGCACCAACGATCCCTCGGGCGTGGGGTTCGACGGCACATCTGGATGCTTTCGCCTTACCAACACGGATGTGATCGATCTTTTCAAGCGGGTGCCAATAGGCACCAAGGTGGTGGTTCAATGA
- a CDS encoding type II and III secretion system protein family protein, whose protein sequence is MQGFWVRMGAAALSALAALSLSSLAADAADRFIDVSNPSVHRVFLPMSQSVTLQVNANLGDIVVGDEKIADAQPMTDRTLYVIGKGAGTTTVNLFSTDKRSLGVIQVEVGVDVSDMAQAIRQVAPKSRIEIGSVNGRVRLAGHVKDGATLAAIMEVAQQYGPDAIINSVIVDDSQQVNLEVRVLEAKRNSGRDLGVSLKSTNGSGTTKVGTGIAAVDENKEVLGSGALLSNLLSNSTPFGALLTRVIDSNIKVDLYIEALEAKGVVRTLANPNLTTLSGEQASFNAGGEVPIRSLDKDGQINIVYKQFGVNLLFTPVVLDDGKIHMNLAPEVSDLNGFTTAGDPIFTNRKLSTVVELRDGQSFAVGGLLSSKTTKLQNQVPWLGQVPVIGTLFRNSSSQKEETELVVIVTPHIVRPVKPGEQLATPFDKTRPANDPEFFVLGQLEVNKDMIRKYETGDGVTGPYGHMLDFKSKDKMLYVKK, encoded by the coding sequence ATGCAAGGGTTTTGGGTGAGGATGGGGGCGGCCGCGTTGTCGGCTCTGGCTGCACTGTCGCTATCGAGCCTTGCGGCCGATGCGGCCGACCGCTTCATCGACGTGTCGAACCCCAGCGTCCATCGTGTTTTCCTGCCGATGTCGCAATCGGTGACTTTGCAGGTGAATGCCAATCTGGGCGATATCGTCGTCGGCGACGAGAAGATCGCCGATGCGCAGCCGATGACCGACCGCACGCTCTATGTGATCGGCAAGGGCGCCGGCACCACCACGGTCAATCTGTTCTCCACCGACAAGCGCTCGCTCGGCGTCATCCAGGTCGAAGTCGGCGTCGATGTCTCCGACATGGCGCAAGCGATCCGCCAGGTGGCACCCAAGTCGCGCATCGAGATCGGCTCGGTCAACGGCAGGGTCAGGCTTGCCGGTCATGTCAAGGACGGCGCCACGCTGGCGGCGATCATGGAAGTCGCACAGCAATATGGTCCTGATGCCATCATCAACTCGGTCATCGTCGACGACAGCCAGCAGGTCAATCTGGAAGTGCGCGTGCTGGAAGCCAAGCGCAACTCCGGCCGCGACCTCGGGGTGTCGCTCAAGAGCACGAACGGCAGCGGCACGACCAAAGTCGGAACGGGTATTGCCGCGGTTGATGAAAACAAGGAGGTGCTCGGCTCAGGAGCTCTGCTAAGCAACCTCCTGTCCAACTCCACCCCCTTCGGAGCGCTGCTCACCCGCGTCATCGACAGCAATATCAAGGTCGATTTGTACATCGAGGCGCTTGAGGCCAAGGGGGTGGTGCGCACACTCGCGAACCCCAATCTCACCACGCTTTCCGGCGAGCAGGCCAGCTTCAACGCCGGCGGTGAAGTGCCTATTCGCAGTCTCGACAAGGATGGCCAGATCAACATCGTCTACAAGCAATTCGGCGTCAATCTTCTGTTCACACCGGTCGTACTCGACGACGGCAAGATCCACATGAACCTGGCGCCGGAAGTCAGCGACCTGAACGGCTTCACCACCGCCGGCGACCCGATCTTCACCAACCGCAAACTGTCCACCGTCGTCGAATTGCGCGACGGCCAGAGCTTCGCGGTCGGCGGGCTTTTGTCCAGCAAGACCACCAAGCTGCAGAACCAGGTGCCGTGGCTTGGCCAGGTCCCGGTCATCGGGACGCTGTTCCGCAATTCGAGCAGCCAGAAGGAAGAAACCGAACTGGTGGTCATCGTCACGCCGCACATCGTGCGGCCGGTGAAGCCCGGCGAGCAGCTGGCGACGCCGTTCGACAAGACGCGGCCGGCCAATGATCCGGAATTCTTCGTCCTTGGTCAGCTCGAGGTGAACAAGGACATGATCCGAAAATATGAGACCGGCGACGGCGTCACCGGCCCCTATGGGCACATGCTCGACTTCAAATCGAAGGACAAGATGCTCTATGTCAAGAAATAG
- a CDS encoding TadE/TadG family type IV pilus assembly protein, with product MLRTIRAFWRDQRGIALILVSITLPAIIGFSLLAIDMSRVNNLHNDLQKAADAFALAGAAELDGLPGSWARAERAMATLVANDATFSTVGSTGRFTLTSGQPGGTAQCNSAGNISWCFLKTIPASDGTLVTSANYANATQSIGEGETAFIEVKVTPVGFAAIFPASFLTGNSASNSLNVAARATAGFTSGVCDYTPVFMCNPYEDTTITGGVTLEQAAQTRQYRRRQIVLRGDGSYFPGNFAFLASPFGNGANQLEKMLADSKPQNCYSRDGVTTEPGQNAGPVENGINSRFGINSSNYSDGPAVNVRKGAKNGSQFVQSNKVDYETDPTKGVGLERDSCQIAGNCTMMGGRMGAGDWNFARYWAANHPTRAVPAALSGTGTNLPTRYEVYRYEIDNNIYQDAAVGGETGIPPAAAGTPISIPDRRLLYGAILDCNALTAAGTNFSGRQTGIPVRRFGSFFITEPVKDGKNIYVELVDITGKGGSGTLDNYLRDEAQLYR from the coding sequence ATGCTGCGGACCATTCGCGCATTCTGGCGCGACCAGAGGGGAATAGCGCTGATCCTCGTCAGCATTACGCTGCCGGCAATCATCGGCTTTTCGCTGCTGGCGATCGACATGAGCCGGGTCAACAATCTGCACAATGATTTGCAGAAGGCGGCGGATGCCTTTGCGTTGGCCGGAGCAGCCGAACTTGATGGCTTGCCCGGTTCATGGGCCAGGGCCGAACGCGCCATGGCGACACTGGTTGCCAACGATGCCACTTTCTCGACCGTTGGCTCTACTGGCCGGTTCACCTTGACGTCTGGGCAACCAGGCGGCACCGCACAATGCAACAGCGCCGGCAACATTTCGTGGTGTTTCCTGAAGACCATACCCGCGTCGGACGGGACTTTGGTCACCAGCGCAAACTATGCCAATGCTACGCAATCCATCGGCGAGGGTGAAACCGCATTCATTGAAGTGAAGGTCACGCCAGTCGGTTTCGCCGCGATATTCCCAGCGTCGTTTCTGACGGGCAATTCGGCCAGTAATAGCTTGAACGTCGCTGCCCGGGCGACTGCCGGGTTCACGTCGGGTGTCTGCGATTACACGCCCGTTTTCATGTGCAACCCGTATGAGGACACAACCATCACCGGCGGCGTCACGCTGGAGCAGGCTGCACAGACCAGGCAATACCGTCGCCGCCAAATCGTGCTGCGCGGCGACGGATCCTACTTTCCCGGCAACTTCGCTTTCCTGGCTTCTCCGTTCGGCAACGGCGCCAACCAGCTCGAAAAAATGCTCGCCGACTCCAAACCGCAGAATTGTTATTCGCGCGACGGCGTCACCACCGAGCCGGGGCAGAACGCTGGCCCTGTCGAGAACGGCATCAACTCGCGCTTCGGCATCAATTCGTCCAACTACTCGGACGGACCCGCGGTCAATGTGCGCAAGGGCGCCAAGAACGGCAGCCAGTTCGTCCAGAGTAACAAGGTCGACTATGAAACAGACCCGACAAAGGGCGTCGGGCTTGAGCGCGATTCCTGCCAGATCGCCGGGAACTGTACGATGATGGGCGGCCGCATGGGCGCCGGTGACTGGAATTTCGCGCGCTACTGGGCCGCCAATCACCCGACACGTGCCGTGCCAGCGGCTCTGTCAGGAACCGGCACCAATCTCCCGACACGTTATGAGGTCTATCGCTACGAGATCGACAACAATATCTATCAGGACGCTGCCGTCGGCGGCGAAACGGGAATCCCGCCTGCGGCGGCAGGCACCCCGATCTCGATCCCAGACCGCCGGCTGCTTTACGGCGCAATCTTGGACTGCAATGCGCTCACGGCTGCGGGCACGAATTTCAGCGGCCGCCAGACCGGCATCCCGGTGAGGAGGTTCGGCAGTTTCTTCATTACCGAGCCGGTCAAGGACGGGAAGAATATTTACGTGGAGCTGGTCGACATCACCGGCAAGGGCGGCAGCGGCACACTCGACAACTACCTGCGCGACGAAGCGCAGCTCTATCGGTGA
- a CDS encoding Flp family type IVb pilin: MKKLMTMTRQFRDDENGAAMVEYTILLGIITVAVIATIIGVGTWVNGKWTALNSALPAS; encoded by the coding sequence GTGAAGAAGCTCATGACGATGACCCGGCAGTTCCGCGACGATGAAAACGGTGCTGCCATGGTCGAATACACTATCCTGCTTGGCATCATCACGGTGGCCGTCATCGCAACGATCATCGGGGTAGGCACATGGGTCAATGGTAAATGGACAGCGCTCAATAGCGCACTCCCCGCGTCTTGA
- a CDS encoding TadE/TadG family type IV pilus assembly protein — protein sequence MIQRFAKSEDGAVMVEMTIVSLLLFTLVLGFVDFGYAFYQWNAATKAVQVGARLASISDAVATNLATAGPISSPGAPTVAGAYGPFVCTYTAGTGGCSNSGGFSAANFSRIFRGDTANTDDDVCPALAANQRPGMCHFFPGLLRSNIVVTYTATGLGYQTRLGGPVPTITVNLQNITFQFFFLRGLMGFTNINMPSMLSTVTGEDLKSTWP from the coding sequence ATGATCCAGCGTTTCGCAAAATCGGAAGACGGGGCGGTGATGGTGGAAATGACCATCGTATCGTTGCTGCTGTTTACGCTCGTATTGGGCTTCGTCGACTTCGGCTACGCCTTCTATCAATGGAACGCGGCCACCAAGGCGGTGCAGGTCGGCGCCCGGTTGGCTTCGATATCGGATGCTGTGGCGACCAACCTCGCGACTGCGGGCCCGATCTCGTCTCCCGGCGCCCCGACTGTCGCCGGCGCCTATGGTCCTTTCGTTTGCACCTACACCGCCGGCACGGGCGGCTGTAGCAACAGTGGCGGCTTCAGCGCAGCCAATTTCAGCCGCATCTTTCGTGGCGACACCGCAAACACCGATGACGATGTCTGCCCTGCGCTTGCCGCAAACCAGCGGCCCGGTATGTGCCACTTCTTCCCGGGCCTGCTGCGCAGCAACATCGTCGTCACCTACACGGCCACCGGCCTGGGCTATCAGACCCGGCTAGGCGGCCCGGTGCCGACCATCACCGTCAATCTCCAGAATATCACCTTCCAGTTCTTTTTCCTGAGAGGACTGATGGGTTTCACCAACATCAACATGCCCTCCATGCTGAGCACGGTCACGGGCGAAGATCTGAAGAGCACCTGGCCATGA
- the cpaB gene encoding Flp pilus assembly protein CpaB, with the protein MRANTVIMIVLAGVFGVLAVVLANIWLANQRSAMARTEDVQRDTVVVATVALKFGDTLSADKLREVAWPSGAIPAGAFKTTEELLTKDVPAGGAPKQALQAIGVNEPVLASKITGPGQRATLSAVLGEGMKAVSIRVNDVLGVAGFVFPGDRVDVLLTRTVRGNDGADQSFVDVLLQSMKVLAVDQVADASKDSPTVVKSVTLEASTKDAQKLTLAAGAGQLSLALRQAAASKGETTERVTLSDLTGETPADVAARQAELSKKAAAEAEAAAERKRADDKIAGLAQAVERVGSQIDQLSKVKPAPAVTSAPEVHEVVKEVVKYVQPEPPARATVGVFRGVKLETYDVPRQP; encoded by the coding sequence ATGCGCGCAAACACCGTCATCATGATCGTCCTTGCCGGCGTGTTCGGCGTGCTGGCCGTGGTGCTCGCCAATATCTGGCTGGCCAACCAGCGCAGCGCCATGGCGCGGACGGAGGATGTTCAGCGCGACACGGTTGTCGTGGCCACCGTGGCGCTGAAGTTTGGCGACACACTGTCCGCCGACAAATTGCGTGAGGTCGCATGGCCGTCGGGCGCGATTCCGGCCGGCGCTTTCAAGACCACGGAAGAACTCCTGACGAAGGACGTTCCGGCCGGCGGAGCCCCCAAGCAGGCATTGCAGGCGATCGGCGTCAACGAACCCGTGCTCGCCAGCAAGATCACGGGTCCGGGCCAGCGCGCCACGCTTTCGGCGGTTCTCGGCGAGGGCATGAAGGCCGTTTCCATCCGCGTCAACGACGTGCTCGGCGTCGCCGGATTCGTCTTTCCGGGCGACCGTGTCGACGTGTTGCTGACGCGAACCGTGCGCGGCAATGATGGCGCGGACCAGAGTTTTGTCGACGTGCTTCTGCAGAGCATGAAGGTGCTCGCCGTCGACCAGGTCGCGGATGCGAGCAAGGACAGCCCGACTGTCGTCAAATCGGTGACACTCGAGGCCAGCACCAAGGATGCGCAGAAGCTGACGCTGGCGGCAGGCGCCGGACAATTGTCGCTGGCCCTTCGCCAGGCCGCGGCCAGCAAGGGCGAGACCACCGAACGTGTGACGCTTTCCGACCTGACCGGCGAAACACCGGCCGACGTCGCCGCAAGGCAGGCGGAGCTCAGCAAGAAGGCCGCGGCGGAAGCGGAGGCCGCGGCTGAGCGCAAGCGCGCGGACGACAAGATCGCCGGCCTTGCGCAGGCGGTGGAGCGGGTTGGCAGCCAGATCGACCAGTTGAGCAAGGTGAAGCCGGCTCCTGCCGTAACGTCGGCGCCGGAAGTCCACGAAGTCGTCAAGGAAGTCGTCAAGTACGTGCAGCCGGAACCGCCGGCGCGCGCGACGGTGGGCGTCTTCCGAGGTGTGAAGCTCGAAACATATGACGTGCCGCGGCAGCCATAA
- a CDS encoding TadE/TadG family type IV pilus assembly protein, which produces MFQTLSRYLGRFRHDQRGAVIVEMTLITPLMLILSAGVFEFGNLIHDKLLMEAGLTDAARYAARCNSQLYTDSGLAAINCSTIAANIAVYGKPSVTVVNGVVTDSPRVSGWQTSNVTVTTNNSCQDTVVGGVTQYRSTTAQVCTVRASGTYPYTGVGMLSFIGIGPITLQGYHDERLIRF; this is translated from the coding sequence ATGTTCCAGACGCTGTCCCGATATCTTGGTCGATTTCGACACGACCAACGCGGCGCGGTGATTGTCGAGATGACACTGATCACGCCGCTGATGCTGATCTTGTCCGCCGGGGTGTTCGAGTTCGGCAATCTGATCCACGACAAGCTGCTGATGGAGGCCGGACTTACAGACGCCGCCCGCTATGCCGCGCGCTGCAACAGTCAATTGTATACCGACTCCGGGCTGGCGGCGATCAACTGTTCCACCATTGCCGCGAACATCGCCGTCTACGGCAAGCCATCTGTAACGGTTGTTAACGGCGTCGTGACTGATAGTCCGCGCGTGAGCGGCTGGCAGACATCGAATGTCACCGTGACCACGAACAATTCCTGCCAGGACACCGTGGTGGGCGGCGTTACCCAATATCGCTCCACCACGGCACAGGTCTGCACCGTCCGCGCTTCCGGTACCTATCCATACACCGGTGTCGGTATGTTGTCGTTCATCGGCATCGGTCCGATAACGCTGCAGGGCTACCACGACGAGCGGTTGATCCGGTTCTGA